From Candidatus Binatia bacterium, a single genomic window includes:
- the rpsO gene encoding 30S ribosomal protein S15, which produces MALAATRTRELIDSYRAHETDTGSSEVQVALLSERISGLTEHFKTHAKDNHSRRGLIKLVQQRRRLLDYLKREDLARYKKLIERLGLRR; this is translated from the coding sequence GTGGCTTTGGCCGCGACGCGCACGCGCGAGCTGATTGACAGCTACCGCGCACACGAGACGGATACCGGATCATCTGAAGTTCAGGTCGCTTTGTTGAGCGAGCGGATTTCAGGGCTGACCGAGCATTTCAAGACCCACGCGAAGGATAATCATTCGCGTCGAGGACTGATCAAGCTCGTCCAGCAGAGACGTCGTCTCCTCGACTACCTCAAGCGGGAAGACCTGGCGCGTTACAAGAAGCTCATTGAGCGCCTGGGCCTGCGCCGCTAA
- the dut gene encoding dUTP diphosphatase, with the protein MPRGGQSSRDVVSVAIWRTGDRAETALPKYMTDGASGCDMSAALESKISLAPGQRVLVPTGWAIALPKGLEAQVRPRSGLALRSGLTVLNSPGTIDADYRGEIQVALVNLGQETVEIVPGDRIAQLVVAPVVRVAWEERSAGEAEALATDRGSGGFGHTGISHTQVGDPSDGSDD; encoded by the coding sequence ATGCCGAGGGGAGGACAGAGCTCCCGTGACGTCGTTTCCGTCGCTATCTGGCGAACGGGCGACCGCGCGGAAACCGCGTTGCCGAAGTACATGACCGACGGGGCCTCCGGGTGCGACATGTCGGCGGCGCTCGAGTCTAAGATCAGCCTGGCCCCGGGACAGCGGGTCCTCGTTCCCACTGGCTGGGCGATCGCACTGCCCAAGGGTCTGGAAGCCCAGGTCCGGCCCCGCAGCGGCCTGGCGCTCCGCAGTGGTCTCACGGTTCTGAACTCGCCCGGGACCATCGACGCGGACTACCGGGGCGAGATTCAGGTGGCGCTCGTGAACTTGGGCCAGGAGACCGTCGAGATCGTGCCCGGTGATCGGATCGCCCAGTTGGTGGTGGCCCCGGTCGTTCGGGTCGCCTGGGAGGAGCGGTCCGCAGGCGAGGCAGAAGCCCTCGCGACCGATCGCGGTTCGGGGGGCTTTGGTCACACCGGGATCTCGCATACACAGGTCGGGGACCCCTCGGATGGATCGGACGACTAG
- a CDS encoding pitrilysin family protein: MGNPQQSSVRKSTLSNGIRVLTEPIPQFSSATIGIWVENGSRFESPAQNGVSHFLEHMLFKGTERRNAREVAEEIESLGGSLNAFTGREVTCYHAKVLDEHLPIAVDVLSDIFLNSTFLEEEIERERTVILAEISEVEDAPDQYVQVLFDEKYWPGDPLSRPICGTAETVSGMGRDDFVAFVAERYRPDRIVIAAAGGVEHDWLVEQIETRFGHLQGTVDRAPVAMPTPSLQLGVHQKSLEQVQMMLGMPGLSAVDEERYAAFVLNTALGDGMSSRLFQEVREKRGKAYSIYSYLDSFSNAGSFGVYAALGAESVPEVIDVVREELSKLEREGLPADELERSKNQIKGGMLLSLESTAARMRRLAVNEIYFGRNVEPHELATSITAVTGDDVLAMASRLFSDGRMAAALLGNLEDTSMDGAALGLS; encoded by the coding sequence TTGGGTAACCCCCAGCAGAGTTCCGTACGCAAGAGCACGCTGAGCAACGGGATCCGGGTCCTCACGGAGCCGATCCCGCAGTTCAGCTCCGCCACGATCGGCATCTGGGTAGAGAACGGCTCGCGGTTCGAGTCACCTGCCCAGAATGGGGTCTCGCACTTCCTCGAGCACATGCTGTTCAAGGGCACCGAGCGTCGCAATGCGCGCGAAGTGGCCGAGGAGATCGAGTCTCTGGGTGGTTCGCTCAATGCCTTCACGGGTCGCGAGGTGACTTGCTACCACGCGAAGGTTTTGGACGAGCACCTGCCGATCGCGGTGGACGTGCTGTCCGACATCTTCCTGAACTCCACGTTTCTGGAAGAGGAGATCGAGCGGGAACGCACCGTGATCCTGGCTGAGATCTCCGAGGTCGAAGACGCACCGGACCAGTACGTCCAGGTGTTGTTCGATGAGAAGTACTGGCCGGGCGACCCGCTCTCGCGACCGATCTGTGGCACGGCGGAGACGGTGTCCGGCATGGGGCGCGATGATTTCGTCGCCTTCGTGGCCGAGCGCTATCGTCCCGATCGGATCGTCATTGCGGCGGCAGGTGGCGTCGAGCACGACTGGCTCGTGGAGCAGATTGAGACCCGGTTCGGCCACCTCCAAGGTACTGTCGATCGGGCGCCCGTAGCGATGCCGACGCCGAGCCTACAGCTCGGTGTTCACCAGAAGTCGCTCGAGCAGGTTCAGATGATGCTGGGCATGCCGGGCCTGTCGGCGGTCGACGAGGAGCGCTACGCGGCCTTCGTCCTCAATACGGCCCTCGGCGACGGGATGAGCTCCCGCCTTTTCCAGGAAGTCCGAGAGAAGCGCGGCAAGGCCTACTCGATCTACTCCTACCTGGACTCGTTCTCGAACGCGGGATCGTTCGGTGTCTACGCGGCGCTCGGGGCGGAGTCGGTCCCGGAAGTGATCGACGTGGTTCGCGAAGAGCTGTCCAAGCTCGAGCGCGAAGGCCTACCGGCCGACGAGCTCGAGCGCTCGAAGAACCAGATCAAGGGCGGCATGCTCCTCAGTCTCGAGAGTACGGCGGCTCGGATGCGGCGCCTCGCGGTAAACGAGATCTACTTCGGTCGCAACGTCGAGCCTCACGAGCTCGCCACGTCGATCACCGCGGTGACGGGCGACGATGTTCTGGCGATGGCCAGCCGGTTGTTCTCCGATGGGCGCATGGCAGCCGCGCTTCTCGGCAACCTGGAGGACACCTCGATGGACGGCGCAGCCCTGGGCCTCTCCTAG
- the purF gene encoding amidophosphoribosyltransferase codes for MHSDDRFNEECAVVGVYGHPEAANLAYLALYALQHRGQESSGIVSSRGDALITHRGLGLVADIFRPEIIQRLVGTAAIGHNRYGTHGESLLKNAQPLVVEYSGGALGVAHNGNIVDADEVRAELEESGSIFQSNSDTEVVIHLIAQASGERLVDKVIKALTKIRGAYSMVFLSKDQLIAARDPMGFRPLVLGRVKDAWVVVSETCALDLMNAEYVREIEPGEVLVISKDGLESLKPFPEAPHRRCVFEYVYFARPDSRVFDRTVYSVRHELGRQLARESEVPADLVTPVPDSGVPAALGYAEQAGIPYQLGLIRNHYVGRTFIEPSDSIRHFGVRVKLNAMPELMEGKRVVVVDDSLVRGTTSKKIVAMLRAAGAAEVHMRICSPPTISPCYYGIDTPTRGELVGSSNSVEEIREFIGADSLAYLSEEGLYAFQDNDRERDFCDACFTARYPIPVSEESEPRQLHLFDASQTKP; via the coding sequence ATGCACAGCGACGATCGATTCAACGAGGAATGCGCGGTTGTCGGTGTCTACGGGCACCCGGAAGCTGCGAACCTGGCCTATCTGGCGCTCTACGCGCTGCAGCATCGCGGCCAGGAGTCCTCCGGGATCGTGTCCTCGCGTGGGGACGCTCTGATTACGCATCGCGGGCTGGGCCTCGTGGCGGACATCTTCCGTCCCGAGATCATCCAGCGCCTCGTCGGCACTGCGGCCATCGGGCACAACCGCTACGGCACGCATGGCGAGAGCCTTCTGAAGAACGCACAGCCGCTCGTCGTCGAGTACTCGGGCGGGGCTCTCGGCGTCGCGCACAACGGCAACATCGTCGACGCAGACGAAGTCCGAGCCGAGCTCGAGGAGTCCGGCTCGATCTTCCAGTCGAACTCCGACACCGAGGTCGTGATCCACCTCATCGCACAGGCCTCGGGCGAGCGGCTCGTCGACAAGGTCATCAAAGCGCTCACGAAGATCCGCGGCGCGTACTCGATGGTCTTCCTCTCGAAGGACCAACTGATCGCCGCACGAGATCCGATGGGCTTCCGTCCGTTGGTGTTGGGACGCGTGAAGGATGCCTGGGTCGTCGTCTCCGAGACCTGCGCGCTCGACCTCATGAACGCGGAGTACGTCCGGGAGATCGAGCCGGGTGAGGTGCTCGTCATCTCGAAGGACGGGCTCGAGAGCCTCAAGCCGTTTCCCGAGGCGCCTCATCGTCGGTGCGTGTTCGAGTACGTCTACTTCGCACGGCCCGACAGTCGAGTGTTCGATCGCACCGTTTACTCCGTCCGCCACGAGCTCGGTCGACAGCTGGCGCGCGAGAGCGAAGTACCGGCCGATCTGGTCACGCCAGTCCCCGATTCCGGCGTTCCGGCGGCTCTGGGCTACGCCGAGCAGGCCGGCATCCCTTACCAGCTGGGGCTGATCCGCAACCACTACGTCGGGCGGACGTTCATCGAGCCGAGCGATTCCATCCGCCACTTCGGTGTCCGGGTGAAGCTCAACGCGATGCCGGAGTTGATGGAGGGCAAGAGAGTCGTCGTCGTGGACGACTCCCTGGTTCGCGGAACGACGAGCAAGAAAATCGTGGCGATGTTGCGCGCGGCGGGTGCGGCGGAAGTTCACATGCGGATCTGCTCACCGCCGACGATCTCTCCTTGTTACTATGGGATCGATACCCCGACGCGCGGAGAACTCGTCGGTTCTTCCAACTCGGTCGAAGAGATCCGGGAGTTCATCGGCGCCGACTCCCTCGCGTACTTGAGCGAAGAAGGGCTTTACGCCTTTCAGGATAACGACCGCGAGCGCGACTTCTGCGATGCCTGCTTCACCGCGCGCTACCCGATTCCGGTTTCCGAGGAATCGGAGCCGCGTCAGCTGCACCTGTTCGACGCCTCCCAGACGAAGCCCTGA
- a CDS encoding phosphoribosylformylglycinamidine synthase subunit PurQ translates to MRWALVAPPGSSWESDFVAVLRDLFEHRVVCAREPTDLRDVDCVALCGDETWARTFVSQAVAAGTLGRAVAEHASEGGLLLAIGAGFGAACSLGLLPGRLVPNEPEGFLGRMLPLRVEGVANAWAERAMVGDVWRLPVRSAAARFVAAKSELDQLDRDGLVLLRFTEDAVGSDRDIAAIMSPRRNVLGIAVHPENVVDASLVEPQWPGLDSGRILFESIADWVDVGAHRGSIESER, encoded by the coding sequence GTGAGGTGGGCGCTGGTAGCGCCGCCGGGGTCCTCGTGGGAGTCGGACTTCGTTGCCGTGCTGCGGGACCTATTCGAGCACCGGGTCGTCTGTGCCCGCGAGCCGACGGACCTGCGCGACGTGGACTGCGTGGCGCTCTGCGGGGATGAAACCTGGGCTCGCACGTTCGTCTCGCAGGCGGTCGCGGCCGGGACGCTCGGCCGTGCCGTCGCGGAGCACGCTTCGGAGGGCGGTCTGCTTCTCGCCATTGGGGCGGGCTTCGGCGCAGCGTGCAGTCTTGGGCTGTTGCCCGGGCGGCTGGTACCGAACGAGCCCGAGGGGTTCCTCGGTCGGATGCTGCCGCTGCGGGTCGAGGGCGTCGCCAACGCCTGGGCGGAGAGGGCGATGGTCGGGGATGTGTGGCGCCTGCCGGTCCGAAGCGCGGCGGCCCGCTTCGTTGCGGCGAAGTCGGAGCTCGACCAACTCGACCGCGATGGCCTCGTCCTGCTCCGGTTCACGGAGGATGCGGTGGGTTCGGATCGCGACATCGCGGCCATCATGAGCCCCCGGCGCAACGTCCTCGGGATTGCCGTGCATCCGGAGAACGTCGTGGATGCGTCTCTCGTCGAGCCGCAGTGGCCCGGGCTCGATTCCGGGCGGATCCTGTTCGAGTCGATTGCCGACTGGGTCGACGTCGGCGCCCATCGCGGCTCGATCGAGTCGGAGCGCTGA
- the nadB gene encoding L-aspartate oxidase, producing the protein MRRDFDFLVIGSGIAGLSFALEAAASGSVCVVTKDRLPEGSSQYAQGGVATVWSPDDSFASHAADTERAGAGLCHADIVDLVVREGPERVREMIERGTRFSLRPDAEDAYDVDLGLEGGHSKRRILHALDATGREMMRALVEAVNAHPEIVVLERHIAVDLIASSKFNLPGPDRCCGAYLLDVDSERITVSAARNTLLATGGAGKVYLYTSNPDVASGDGVAMAFRAGVPVANMEFIQFHPTCLFHPKAKSFLVSETVRGEGGVLVRPDGSRFMTEYDQRAELAPRDIVARAIDQEMKLHGFDNVFLDVTHCDAAFLERRFPTILERCRSFGIDPLREPIPVVPAAHYTCGGVGTDADGQTPLPGLYAAGEVAMTGLHGANRLASNSLLEGLVFGRRAAEHATRHLADVDPLPAEIPAWNPGRARTSDEAVLITQKWDEIRRLMWNYVGILRSDLRLSRARQRMDVILAEIERDYWDFLPTADLVELRNLATVADVIIASASHRRESRGLHFNVDCPEADDEWCRDTVLVRDPATRRPVAA; encoded by the coding sequence ATGCGCCGTGATTTCGACTTTCTGGTGATCGGCAGCGGGATCGCCGGGCTCTCCTTTGCCCTGGAGGCGGCGGCCTCGGGTAGCGTTTGCGTAGTCACAAAGGACCGGCTGCCCGAAGGCTCCAGCCAATATGCCCAGGGCGGTGTCGCTACCGTCTGGAGCCCCGATGACTCCTTCGCCTCCCACGCCGCGGACACCGAGAGGGCCGGGGCCGGATTGTGCCACGCGGACATCGTGGATCTCGTCGTGCGCGAGGGGCCCGAGCGCGTTCGCGAGATGATCGAGCGCGGCACCCGATTCTCGCTGCGACCGGATGCCGAGGATGCCTACGACGTCGACCTCGGGTTGGAGGGCGGTCACTCGAAGCGACGCATCCTGCACGCGCTCGACGCGACCGGGCGCGAGATGATGCGAGCCCTCGTCGAAGCGGTGAACGCCCACCCGGAGATCGTCGTACTCGAGCGCCACATCGCCGTCGACCTGATCGCGAGTTCCAAGTTCAACTTGCCCGGACCGGACCGATGTTGCGGCGCCTACCTGCTCGACGTCGACTCCGAGCGCATCACCGTCTCGGCGGCGCGCAACACGCTGCTCGCCACCGGCGGTGCCGGCAAGGTCTACCTCTATACGAGCAACCCGGACGTCGCGAGCGGCGACGGCGTCGCGATGGCGTTTCGCGCGGGTGTTCCCGTCGCGAACATGGAGTTCATCCAGTTCCACCCGACGTGTTTGTTTCATCCTAAGGCCAAGTCGTTCCTCGTGAGCGAGACCGTGCGCGGCGAAGGTGGCGTTCTCGTTCGACCGGACGGGTCACGGTTCATGACCGAGTACGACCAACGCGCGGAACTCGCCCCGCGCGACATCGTCGCGCGCGCGATCGATCAGGAGATGAAGCTGCACGGGTTCGACAACGTGTTCCTCGATGTAACCCATTGCGACGCCGCCTTTCTGGAAAGGCGATTCCCGACGATCCTCGAACGCTGCCGCTCCTTCGGCATAGATCCCCTGCGCGAACCCATCCCCGTCGTGCCGGCGGCGCACTACACCTGCGGAGGCGTGGGGACCGACGCCGATGGCCAAACCCCTCTACCCGGCCTCTACGCAGCCGGCGAAGTCGCGATGACCGGGCTTCACGGCGCGAATCGCCTGGCATCGAACTCCCTCCTCGAAGGCCTGGTCTTCGGGAGACGCGCCGCCGAGCACGCGACCCGTCACCTCGCGGACGTCGATCCGCTCCCCGCCGAGATCCCAGCGTGGAACCCTGGTCGCGCGCGGACGAGCGACGAAGCAGTACTGATCACGCAGAAGTGGGACGAGATCCGACGGCTCATGTGGAACTACGTCGGGATTCTGCGCAGCGATCTCCGGCTCAGCCGAGCCCGGCAACGGATGGACGTGATCCTCGCCGAGATCGAGCGCGACTACTGGGACTTCCTGCCGACCGCCGACCTGGTGGAGCTCCGCAATCTCGCGACGGTGGCCGACGTCATCATCGCTTCGGCAAGCCACCGGCGCGAAAGCCGGGGGCTCCATTTCAACGTCGATTGCCCCGAGGCGGACGACGAGTGGTGTCGCGATACGGTCCTCGTGCGCGACCCGGCGACCCGGCGACCCGTCGCCGCGTGA
- a CDS encoding AIR synthase related protein, which translates to MRGSKATTPLTEAPRGTLLGRLEEALERPATNAERDLMLWLCPPAAELRRLPAARRLLATPWDGVDRAPGAEVGFLSIGSEGAVAVSVDSRVHVDAPASLDLRDGIAATLAKLVAVGVRPLALHAVVHCALPDNDATRAGLRSAIEALSAHASGEGVATLGAEICFDPEYGHSLLVDSVAIGWCDAGDLAVPSRSPIAGDKLVAVAGRALDRVRVGLVDREIPFLALPTSSDVPLRAAIAAIGDLGLDLTPLEHDPAHPEKALERSRPDPARSILLIVPEAAVDDVGHVAAVRGAMLAVLGTLCEAQTISVGPPSGEARTVLPAVAVREPLETPSERSEPDDSGSSDDLRLEELPEPEDYEDALRRMLRAPNLASRQRLYQRFDSFAGGSTVLHPGPGGGTAALRTPAAGRVVAIATSGNPRFAALDPYVGFCIAVCEGVRRLVACGATPRALVGGTSFGASHEPDVRKRAEQGLAGLRDAALAFALPCLALTTSPAGHDDHGATPVTPGLAFLGTLEGPPLTPWFKDEGDVIILLGRSREEVAGSEFAAYLHGAVDGNPPWVDFGSERSVNSVVSAARAVGFLKSARNVGAGGLALSIVGSCCATPDGLAPCGARISIDEGMRPDAWLFAESQARVVVSVAREHLAALRELADEAELPFSQIGEVSTGVLEFGELIGLTLDELLDIWNGALAERLGGI; encoded by the coding sequence GTGCGAGGATCGAAAGCCACGACGCCTCTCACCGAGGCACCACGCGGGACTCTGCTCGGACGGTTGGAGGAGGCCCTGGAGCGTCCGGCGACGAATGCGGAGCGCGACCTCATGCTCTGGCTTTGCCCCCCGGCGGCCGAGTTGCGCCGGTTGCCGGCTGCTCGCCGGCTGCTCGCGACGCCGTGGGACGGGGTGGATCGCGCCCCCGGGGCAGAGGTGGGCTTCCTGTCCATCGGTAGCGAGGGGGCGGTGGCGGTCTCGGTGGATTCGAGGGTGCACGTCGATGCGCCCGCGTCGCTCGATCTTCGCGACGGCATCGCCGCCACACTCGCGAAGCTCGTCGCGGTGGGCGTTCGGCCGCTCGCGCTCCACGCGGTCGTGCACTGCGCGCTTCCGGACAACGATGCGACCCGCGCGGGGCTGCGCTCGGCAATCGAAGCGTTGTCGGCCCACGCGAGTGGGGAGGGCGTGGCGACGCTCGGAGCCGAGATCTGCTTCGATCCCGAGTACGGGCACTCGTTACTCGTGGACTCCGTCGCGATCGGATGGTGCGACGCAGGGGACCTCGCGGTTCCAAGCCGATCGCCGATCGCGGGCGACAAGCTCGTGGCCGTCGCCGGGCGCGCGCTGGATCGGGTGCGGGTGGGACTGGTCGACCGGGAGATTCCGTTCCTGGCACTCCCCACGAGCAGCGATGTGCCGCTGCGCGCTGCCATCGCCGCAATCGGCGACCTCGGGCTCGATCTCACCCCATTGGAACACGACCCGGCGCACCCGGAGAAGGCGCTGGAGCGCTCACGTCCGGACCCCGCGCGCAGCATCCTCCTCATCGTGCCCGAAGCGGCCGTTGACGACGTGGGCCATGTCGCGGCCGTTCGCGGCGCCATGCTCGCCGTGCTGGGGACCCTCTGCGAGGCACAGACGATTTCCGTCGGCCCGCCCTCGGGCGAGGCCCGCACGGTCTTGCCGGCCGTCGCGGTGCGCGAGCCGCTCGAGACGCCGAGTGAGCGCAGCGAGCCCGACGACAGTGGCTCCTCTGATGACCTCCGGCTGGAGGAACTCCCCGAGCCCGAGGACTACGAAGACGCGCTGCGCCGGATGCTGCGCGCCCCGAACTTGGCGTCGCGCCAACGGCTCTATCAGCGCTTTGATTCCTTCGCGGGCGGTTCGACGGTGTTGCACCCTGGGCCTGGGGGCGGCACCGCGGCTCTCCGGACACCGGCGGCGGGTCGCGTCGTAGCGATCGCGACGAGCGGAAATCCCCGCTTCGCGGCCTTGGACCCGTACGTCGGGTTCTGCATCGCCGTGTGCGAAGGCGTGCGGCGGCTCGTGGCGTGTGGGGCGACACCGCGTGCTCTGGTCGGCGGCACGAGCTTCGGAGCGAGTCATGAACCGGACGTACGAAAACGGGCCGAACAGGGCCTCGCGGGCCTCCGCGACGCCGCGCTCGCCTTCGCGCTGCCGTGCCTCGCGCTCACGACGAGCCCCGCGGGCCACGACGATCACGGCGCGACACCGGTGACCCCCGGCTTGGCGTTCCTCGGCACGCTCGAGGGACCGCCGCTCACCCCGTGGTTCAAGGACGAGGGCGACGTCATCATCCTGCTGGGCCGATCGCGAGAGGAAGTCGCCGGCAGCGAGTTCGCGGCCTACCTGCACGGGGCCGTGGACGGGAATCCTCCATGGGTCGACTTCGGGTCGGAGCGGTCGGTAAACAGCGTCGTATCGGCTGCGAGGGCGGTAGGGTTCCTCAAATCCGCGCGGAACGTAGGCGCGGGTGGTCTTGCGCTGTCGATCGTGGGCTCCTGCTGCGCCACTCCCGATGGTCTCGCGCCGTGCGGAGCGCGTATCTCGATCGATGAGGGGATGCGGCCCGATGCGTGGCTGTTTGCAGAAAGCCAGGCTCGAGTGGTCGTCTCCGTCGCGCGAGAACACCTGGCTGCCTTGCGCGAGTTGGCCGACGAGGCTGAGCTTCCATTCTCTCAAATCGGCGAGGTTTCGACCGGCGTGTTAGAGTTCGGGGAGTTGATCGGTCTCACGCTGGACGAGCTTCTCGATATCTGGAATGGGGCCCTAGCCGAACGACTCGGCGGGATCTGA
- the pnp gene encoding polyribonucleotide nucleotidyltransferase, producing MQKVVELDLAGRPFSIEAGRLAKQAGGAALCRYGDTVVLVTATASTSVRDSVDFLPLTVDYQEKTYAAGKIPGGFFKREGRLSDRETLTSRLIDRPIRPLFPQTWRSEIQVIATVLSAEKDNDPDFVALCGASAALSISDIPFDGPIAGIRVGRVDGKLCLNPTAEQAEASDINLLVAGSKDALVMVEGGAKVVADDIMLEALYFAHDGLQPILKMQHELQKAIGKAKREAPEAVVNEPLVKAVRKVATKLMQAGLDEPAKIERYAKFDAAKAEVKAALAEKFPDDGKAISGAFGDLKAELVRERIVKQKLRLDGRDLTTVRPIECETKLLPRVHGSAVFQRGETQALVTATLGTSSDEQRVDALLGQYKKRFLLHYNFPPYSVGETKFLRGPSRRDVGHGALAERALTPVLPEGDSFPYVIRIVSEVLESNGSSSMATVCGGSLSMLDAGVPLAAPVAGIAMGLIKEGDDVAVLSDILGDEDHLGDMDFKVAGTAEGITALQMDIKIAGVSRDVMKAALEQARDGRLHILGEMAKEIEKPRDEMSDYAPRITTLKINTDKIRDVIGPGGKVIRGLVEETGCSIDVSDDGTVQVASADGASMKMAVEKIQMITAEAEVGRIYPGTVRKIVDFGAFVEIMPGTDGLLHISQIAAERIRDVRDVLKEGESVRVKVLEVDRSGKIRLSRKEAMADEGTAE from the coding sequence ATGCAAAAGGTAGTTGAATTGGACTTGGCTGGACGTCCGTTCTCGATCGAGGCGGGCCGCTTGGCCAAGCAGGCCGGTGGTGCGGCATTGTGTCGCTACGGCGACACCGTGGTGCTCGTCACCGCGACGGCCTCGACGTCGGTACGCGACAGTGTGGATTTCCTGCCGCTGACCGTTGATTATCAAGAGAAGACCTACGCCGCCGGTAAGATCCCGGGTGGCTTCTTCAAGCGTGAAGGTCGGCTTTCGGACAGGGAGACTCTCACGTCTCGCCTCATCGATCGCCCGATCCGTCCGCTGTTCCCGCAGACGTGGCGCAGTGAGATTCAGGTCATCGCGACCGTCCTGTCGGCCGAGAAGGACAACGACCCCGATTTCGTTGCACTCTGCGGCGCTTCGGCGGCGCTCTCGATCTCCGACATCCCGTTCGACGGTCCGATTGCGGGCATTCGTGTGGGCCGCGTCGACGGCAAGCTTTGCCTGAACCCAACGGCCGAGCAGGCCGAGGCGAGCGACATCAATCTCCTCGTCGCCGGTAGCAAGGACGCTCTCGTCATGGTCGAGGGCGGCGCCAAGGTCGTTGCGGACGACATCATGCTCGAGGCGCTGTACTTCGCGCACGATGGTCTGCAGCCGATTCTGAAGATGCAGCACGAGCTTCAGAAGGCGATTGGCAAGGCCAAGCGCGAGGCTCCTGAGGCGGTCGTCAACGAGCCGCTGGTGAAGGCCGTTCGCAAGGTTGCGACGAAGCTCATGCAGGCGGGTCTCGACGAGCCGGCGAAGATCGAGCGTTATGCGAAGTTCGATGCCGCGAAGGCCGAAGTGAAGGCCGCTCTCGCCGAGAAGTTCCCGGATGACGGCAAGGCGATCTCCGGCGCGTTCGGTGATCTCAAGGCCGAGCTCGTCCGCGAGCGCATCGTGAAGCAGAAGCTTCGCCTCGATGGTCGTGACCTCACGACGGTCCGTCCGATCGAGTGTGAGACAAAGCTGCTCCCGCGCGTGCACGGCTCGGCCGTGTTCCAGCGCGGTGAGACGCAGGCTCTCGTCACCGCGACCCTCGGCACGTCCTCGGACGAGCAGCGGGTAGACGCGCTTCTCGGGCAGTACAAGAAGCGCTTCCTGTTGCACTACAACTTCCCGCCGTACAGCGTCGGGGAGACGAAGTTCCTTCGCGGCCCCAGCCGCCGCGATGTCGGTCACGGTGCACTCGCAGAGCGAGCCCTCACCCCGGTTCTGCCGGAAGGCGATTCGTTCCCGTACGTGATCCGAATCGTCTCGGAGGTTCTCGAGTCGAATGGTTCGTCGTCGATGGCCACCGTCTGTGGCGGTTCGCTGTCGATGCTCGACGCTGGCGTGCCTCTGGCGGCCCCTGTCGCCGGTATTGCGATGGGCCTGATCAAGGAAGGCGACGACGTCGCCGTCCTGTCCGACATCCTCGGTGACGAGGATCATCTCGGCGACATGGACTTCAAGGTCGCCGGTACGGCAGAGGGTATCACTGCTCTGCAGATGGACATCAAGATCGCGGGCGTCAGCCGCGACGTGATGAAGGCTGCTCTCGAGCAGGCTCGCGACGGGCGTCTCCACATCCTCGGCGAGATGGCCAAGGAGATCGAGAAGCCGCGCGATGAGATGTCGGACTATGCTCCGCGCATTACCACCCTCAAGATCAACACGGACAAGATCCGCGACGTCATCGGCCCTGGTGGCAAGGTGATTCGTGGTCTCGTCGAGGAGACGGGCTGTAGCATCGACGTCTCCGACGACGGCACCGTGCAGGTCGCTTCGGCCGATGGCGCTTCGATGAAGATGGCGGTCGAGAAGATCCAGATGATCACGGCCGAGGCCGAGGTCGGGCGGATCTATCCTGGCACTGTTCGAAAGATCGTTGACTTCGGCGCTTTCGTCGAGATCATGCCTGGTACCGATGGGTTGCTGCACATCTCGCAGATCGCCGCGGAGCGTATCCGCGACGTGCGCGACGTCCTCAAAGAGGGCGAGTCGGTGCGAGTCAAGGTGCTCGAGGTCGACCGGTCGGGGAAGATTCGTCTCTCCCGGAAGGAGGCCATGGCCGATGAGGGGACTGCGGAGTAG